The proteins below are encoded in one region of Pseudomonas putida S13.1.2:
- a CDS encoding sugar phosphate isomerase/epimerase family protein gives MTGLGVAHLTALQLAPARLVREARHAGFSAVGLRLHPVMAGALAYPVAAGSQAMRELRAVLAGEGVRVTDIEFVSLTAQTRVADYQALLAAGAELGALSLTVSGDDEDVARLTGNFAALCEMARGHGLRVDLEFMRWRPVATLQQACAVVTGAGQANSGVLVDALHLFRSGGQVADIGAVDPGLLRAVQLCDAPMLAPVDELIIREAREGRLLPGQGQLPLAALLAALPGDVDISVEVPCAGLPAEQRLQAAAQVTHAWLHGRRPMSPAVQVAGHC, from the coding sequence TTGACTGGCCTGGGCGTGGCGCACCTGACGGCGCTGCAACTGGCGCCGGCGAGGCTGGTACGCGAGGCGCGCCACGCCGGCTTCAGTGCGGTGGGGCTGCGCCTGCACCCGGTGATGGCGGGTGCACTGGCCTACCCGGTTGCGGCCGGTAGCCAGGCAATGCGTGAGCTGCGGGCGGTGCTGGCTGGGGAAGGCGTGCGGGTGACGGACATCGAGTTCGTGTCGCTGACGGCGCAAACCCGGGTGGCTGATTACCAGGCGCTGTTGGCTGCAGGTGCCGAGCTGGGCGCGTTGAGCCTGACAGTGTCCGGCGACGATGAGGATGTTGCACGGCTGACCGGCAACTTTGCAGCGCTGTGTGAAATGGCGCGTGGCCATGGCCTACGTGTGGACCTGGAATTCATGCGCTGGCGGCCGGTGGCGACTTTGCAACAGGCTTGCGCGGTGGTGACGGGCGCGGGGCAGGCCAACAGTGGCGTGCTGGTCGATGCCTTGCACCTGTTCCGCTCCGGTGGCCAGGTGGCCGACATCGGCGCAGTCGACCCGGGTTTGCTGCGTGCGGTGCAACTGTGTGATGCACCGATGCTGGCGCCCGTAGATGAGCTGATCATCAGGGAGGCGCGCGAAGGCCGATTGCTGCCGGGGCAAGGGCAACTGCCGCTGGCAGCGTTGCTGGCGGCGTTGCCGGGGGACGTGGACATCAGTGTGGAGGTGCCGTGCGCTGGCTTACCCGCCGAGCAGCGGCTGCAAGCGGCGGCACAGGTAACCCACGCCTGGCTGCACGGCAGGCGACCTATGTCACCCGCTGTGCAGGTTGCCGGTCACTGCTGA
- a CDS encoding RidA family protein, with protein sequence MPTHTRIRMFNTKETYPNQTLDNDLCQAVRAGNTIYVRGQVGTDFEGKLVGLGNPQAQAEQAMKNVKQLLEEAGSDLSHIVKTTTYITDPRFREPVYKEVGKWLKGVFPISTGLVVAGLAQAEWLMEIDVIAVVPDQQ encoded by the coding sequence ATGCCTACCCATACTCGCATCCGCATGTTCAACACCAAGGAAACCTACCCCAACCAGACCCTGGACAACGACCTGTGCCAGGCCGTGCGGGCCGGCAACACCATCTATGTGCGTGGCCAGGTCGGTACCGACTTCGAAGGCAAGCTGGTGGGCCTGGGTAACCCCCAGGCGCAGGCCGAACAGGCCATGAAGAACGTCAAGCAACTGCTTGAAGAAGCGGGCTCCGACCTGTCGCACATCGTCAAGACCACCACCTATATCACCGACCCGCGCTTCCGCGAGCCGGTGTACAAGGAAGTAGGCAAGTGGCTGAAGGGCGTGTTCCCGATCTCCACCGGGCTGGTAGTCGCCGGGTTGGCCCAGGCCGAGTGGCTGATGGAGATCGACGTGATTGCCGTGGTACCGGATCAGCAGTGA
- a CDS encoding flavin-containing monooxygenase: protein MTLNNLEIDTLVVGAGQAGVAMSEHLSKLGVPHLVLERNRIAEAWRTGRWDSLVANGPVWHDRFPGLEFNLDADAFAGKDQVADYFEQYVRKYNLPVRTGIEVKRVVRNSDRPGFTIETNEGVIRANRVVAATGPFQKPVIPAIAPKDSNLHQIHSAAYFNPEQLPEGAVLVVGAGSSGVQIAEELMRAGRQVYLSVGAHDRPPRAYRNRDFCWWLGVLGEWDAEIAKPGREHVTIAVSGARGGHTVDFRALAHQGMTLVGLTQSFEHGVARFQDNLVENINRGDENYLALLDAADAYIESNGLDLPEEPEARTRLADPACMSNPLRELDLAKAGVTSIIWATGYGVDFSWLQVDTFDANGKPQHQRGVAREPGVYFLGLPWLSRRGSSFIWGVWHDAKHVAGHIATQRTYLAYRDREQREADEQQANTISNVSTLGAH from the coding sequence ATGACACTGAACAACCTCGAAATCGACACACTCGTCGTCGGCGCCGGCCAGGCCGGCGTGGCCATGAGCGAACACCTGAGCAAGCTTGGCGTGCCGCACCTGGTGCTTGAGCGCAACCGCATCGCCGAGGCCTGGCGCACCGGCCGCTGGGACTCGCTGGTGGCCAACGGCCCGGTCTGGCACGACCGCTTCCCGGGCCTGGAATTCAACCTCGACGCCGATGCCTTCGCGGGCAAGGACCAAGTGGCCGACTACTTCGAGCAGTACGTACGCAAGTACAACCTGCCAGTGCGCACCGGCATCGAAGTGAAGCGCGTGGTGCGCAACAGCGACCGCCCAGGCTTCACCATCGAAACCAATGAAGGGGTGATTCGCGCCAACCGTGTGGTCGCCGCCACCGGCCCGTTCCAGAAGCCGGTGATCCCGGCCATCGCGCCGAAAGACAGCAACCTGCACCAGATCCACTCCGCCGCCTACTTCAACCCCGAGCAGTTGCCTGAGGGCGCAGTGCTGGTGGTGGGCGCAGGCTCCTCCGGCGTGCAGATTGCCGAAGAACTGATGCGCGCAGGCCGCCAGGTGTACCTGTCGGTCGGTGCCCACGACCGCCCGCCACGGGCCTACCGCAACCGCGACTTCTGCTGGTGGCTGGGTGTGCTGGGTGAGTGGGACGCAGAAATCGCCAAGCCCGGTCGCGAGCACGTGACCATCGCCGTCAGCGGCGCCCGTGGCGGCCACACCGTGGACTTCCGCGCCCTCGCCCATCAAGGCATGACCCTGGTCGGCCTTACCCAGTCGTTCGAGCACGGCGTGGCGCGCTTCCAGGACAACCTGGTCGAGAACATCAACCGCGGCGATGAAAACTACCTGGCCCTGCTGGATGCTGCCGATGCCTACATCGAAAGCAACGGCCTGGACCTCCCGGAAGAACCCGAAGCCCGCACGCGCCTGGCCGACCCGGCCTGCATGAGCAACCCGCTGCGCGAACTGGACCTGGCCAAGGCCGGCGTTACCAGCATCATCTGGGCCACCGGTTACGGCGTGGACTTCAGCTGGCTGCAGGTGGACACCTTCGATGCCAACGGCAAGCCCCAGCACCAGCGCGGCGTAGCCCGCGAACCTGGCGTGTACTTCCTTGGCCTGCCGTGGTTGTCGCGCCGTGGTTCGTCGTTCATCTGGGGCGTGTGGCACGACGCCAAGCACGTCGCCGGCCACATTGCCACGCAACGCACCTACCTGGCCTACCGCGACCGCGAACAGCGCGAGGCGGATGAGCAGCAAGCCAACACGATCAGCAACGTCAGCACCCTCGGAGCCCACTGA
- a CDS encoding DUF1028 domain-containing protein: MTFSIIGRCQETGQVGIAISSSSIAVGARCPWVRAGVGAVSTQNITLPALGPQILDALEQGQLPPAAALDRVLSANGWSEYRQVTVIDSQGQVALFTGREALGTHNAVAGEQCAAAGNLLSSTQVVEAMVLAFEQAGGHLADRLLAAMHAAMAAGGEAGPVHSAALKIAGELTWPLVDLRVDWADTDPIGVLAGLWQAYRPQMQDYVTRALNPTAAPSYGVPGDE, encoded by the coding sequence ATGACCTTCTCCATCATCGGCCGCTGCCAGGAAACCGGCCAGGTCGGCATCGCCATCAGTTCGTCGAGCATCGCCGTGGGCGCCCGTTGCCCTTGGGTACGTGCGGGTGTTGGCGCTGTTTCCACCCAGAACATCACCTTGCCGGCGCTGGGCCCGCAGATTCTCGATGCCCTGGAGCAGGGCCAGTTGCCGCCTGCGGCTGCGCTGGACCGGGTACTGAGCGCCAATGGCTGGAGCGAGTACCGCCAGGTCACAGTGATCGACAGCCAAGGCCAGGTGGCACTGTTCACCGGTCGCGAGGCATTGGGCACGCACAATGCGGTGGCCGGTGAACAATGCGCGGCGGCGGGTAACCTGTTGTCCTCGACCCAGGTGGTCGAAGCGATGGTCCTGGCCTTTGAACAGGCCGGCGGGCACCTGGCCGACCGCTTGCTGGCTGCCATGCATGCGGCGATGGCCGCAGGTGGCGAGGCCGGGCCGGTGCACTCGGCGGCGTTGAAGATCGCTGGCGAGCTGACCTGGCCATTGGTGGACCTGCGCGTGGACTGGGCCGATACCGACCCGATCGGTGTGCTCGCTGGCCTGTGGCAGGCGTACCGCCCGCAGATGCAGGATTACGTTACCCGCGCCCTGAACCCGACGGCTGCACCGAGCTACGGGGTGCCGGGCGATGAGTGA
- the argE gene encoding acetylornithine deacetylase, whose product MSDFASRALLARLVGFATVSRDSNLELIGFIRDYLAELGVESELFHNPERTKANLFATIGPRGVGGVVLSGHTDVVPVDGQAWTVEPFALSERDGRLYGRGTADMKGFIASVLAAVPAFLAQPLHLPVHLAFSYDEEVGCLGVRSMLAALEQRPHKPRLCLIGEPTELKPVLGHKGKLAMRCHVHGAACHSAYAPYGVNAIEYAAKLIGKLGDIGDALALPAHHDVRFDPPFSTVQTGVIKGGRALNIVPAECEFDFEVRALPGFEAQAVADQLQTYAEAELLPRMRKVNAASDIRLQPLSAYPGLATSADSEAARLVALLSGTDEFGTVAFGTEGGLFDQAGIPTVVCGPGSMDQGHKPDEFVSVEQLRGCDAMLLRLVDYLRQAPV is encoded by the coding sequence ATGAGTGATTTTGCCAGCCGCGCGCTGCTGGCCCGGCTGGTCGGCTTTGCCACGGTCAGCCGGGACTCCAACCTTGAGCTGATCGGCTTTATCCGTGATTACCTCGCCGAGCTGGGGGTGGAAAGCGAACTGTTCCATAACCCGGAGCGCACCAAAGCCAACCTGTTCGCCACCATCGGCCCCCGGGGCGTTGGCGGCGTGGTGCTGTCGGGGCACACCGATGTAGTGCCGGTGGACGGCCAGGCCTGGACCGTCGAGCCGTTTGCCCTGAGCGAACGTGACGGGCGCCTGTATGGCCGCGGCACGGCTGACATGAAAGGCTTCATCGCGTCGGTGCTGGCCGCCGTGCCCGCGTTCCTTGCCCAGCCGTTGCACCTGCCGGTGCACCTGGCATTTTCCTACGACGAGGAAGTGGGTTGCCTGGGTGTGCGCTCGATGCTGGCCGCGCTCGAACAGCGCCCGCACAAGCCACGCCTGTGCCTGATTGGCGAACCCACCGAGCTGAAGCCGGTGCTGGGGCACAAAGGCAAGCTGGCGATGCGTTGCCACGTGCATGGCGCGGCCTGTCACTCGGCGTATGCGCCGTATGGGGTGAATGCCATCGAGTATGCGGCGAAGCTGATCGGCAAGTTGGGTGACATCGGTGACGCGCTGGCATTGCCGGCGCATCACGACGTGCGCTTCGACCCACCGTTCTCCACGGTGCAGACCGGCGTGATAAAAGGGGGCAGGGCGCTGAATATCGTGCCGGCAGAGTGTGAGTTCGATTTCGAAGTGCGCGCGCTGCCAGGGTTCGAAGCGCAGGCAGTGGCCGACCAGTTGCAGACCTATGCAGAGGCCGAGCTGCTGCCGCGCATGCGCAAGGTCAATGCCGCCAGTGATATTCGCCTGCAACCGTTGAGTGCGTACCCTGGGCTGGCGACATCGGCAGACAGCGAGGCGGCGCGGCTGGTGGCGCTGCTCAGTGGCACGGATGAATTCGGTACGGTGGCGTTTGGCACCGAAGGCGGCTTGTTCGACCAGGCAGGGATCCCGACCGTGGTGTGCGGGCCTGGCAGCATGGACCAGGGGCACAAGCCGGATGAATTTGTCAGTGTCGAGCAGTTACGGGGATGTGATGCCATGCTGCTGAGGTTGGTGGATTACCTGCGGCAGGCTCCCGTCTGA
- a CDS encoding carbohydrate porin — translation MPSAIRITPTLLLALASSTALADGDLMTRSTLTGDWGGLRHQLEDDGVKFTGDYSGETAYNAHGGLHRSARYSQNLKLGVQFDLSKLYGLDNGGKVQLTINDRRGNSASEDLVGNRLPIQENFGGLYTRLTELSYERTLFTPALNVKLGYMAMGNDLGGLDSGILCNFMNAGFCGHPLNMSGGSGWTNYPNAHLGVRVKYDLSPAWQLRVAAFNVDPESNGNSSRAWHLGPKHTTGTVVPVELVYKLQGELPGEYKLGYYYDSSDVKRIGSDDEVSGRGGHYLLIDQAVWNDQGSPGRSLHAFGQYSASSKAASPFTKWYGAGVVLYKPFEGRPKDTVALGYGRAVPNPRSRDVLEDAAFNAGQQFPDIDSAEQLIELSYGYQATPWLNLRPDVQYIIEPGAFSGKKIDNALVVGLQVKASF, via the coding sequence ATGCCATCCGCAATTCGCATTACCCCTACCCTGCTGCTGGCCCTGGCCAGCAGCACCGCCCTGGCCGACGGCGACCTGATGACCCGCAGCACCCTGACCGGTGACTGGGGCGGCCTGCGTCACCAGCTTGAAGACGACGGCGTCAAGTTCACCGGCGACTACAGCGGCGAAACCGCCTACAACGCCCACGGCGGGCTGCACCGCTCGGCGCGCTATTCGCAGAACCTGAAGCTGGGCGTGCAGTTCGACCTGTCGAAACTGTATGGCCTGGACAACGGCGGCAAGGTCCAGCTGACCATCAACGACCGCCGCGGCAACAGTGCCTCGGAAGACCTGGTAGGCAACCGCCTGCCGATCCAGGAAAACTTCGGTGGCCTGTACACCCGCCTGACCGAGCTGAGCTACGAGCGCACCCTGTTCACCCCGGCACTCAACGTCAAGCTGGGCTACATGGCCATGGGTAACGACCTGGGCGGCCTGGACAGCGGCATCCTGTGCAACTTCATGAACGCCGGCTTCTGCGGCCACCCGCTGAACATGTCCGGTGGCAGCGGCTGGACCAACTACCCCAACGCTCACCTGGGCGTGCGGGTGAAGTACGACCTGTCGCCTGCCTGGCAATTGCGCGTGGCGGCGTTCAACGTCGACCCCGAGAGCAATGGCAACTCCAGCCGCGCCTGGCACCTGGGGCCCAAGCACACCACCGGCACCGTGGTACCGGTGGAACTGGTGTACAAGCTGCAGGGTGAACTGCCCGGCGAGTACAAGCTGGGCTACTACTACGACAGCTCCGACGTGAAACGCATCGGCAGCGATGACGAAGTATCCGGCCGTGGCGGCCACTACCTGCTGATCGACCAGGCCGTATGGAACGACCAAGGCTCGCCAGGCCGCAGCCTGCACGCCTTCGGCCAGTACTCGGCATCCAGCAAGGCCGCCTCGCCGTTCACCAAGTGGTATGGCGCCGGCGTGGTGCTGTACAAGCCGTTCGAAGGCCGCCCTAAGGATACCGTGGCGCTGGGTTACGGCCGTGCCGTGCCCAACCCGCGTAGCCGCGACGTGCTGGAAGATGCCGCTTTCAACGCAGGCCAGCAGTTCCCCGACATCGACAGCGCCGAACAGTTGATCGAACTGAGCTATGGCTACCAGGCGACCCCGTGGCTGAACTTGCGTCCGGATGTGCAGTACATCATCGAGCCGGGAGCTTTCTCGGGGAAGAAGATCGACAACGCGTTGGTGGTTGGCCTGCAGGTCAAGGCCAGCTTCTAA
- a CDS encoding glucose/quinate/shikimate family membrane-bound PQQ-dependent dehydrogenase, producing MNETPRASRATNIILIGLGVIIALLGLLLAAGGIKLAGLGGSLYFLIGGLAMAIAGVLVACRKKAGAWLYAAFLIGTAIWALIDTGLVFWPLFSRLFMFAAIGMVVALVYPLLARANGASAGRGAYGVAGVMAVALVIAAGNMFVAHPSVAPTGKGPGMTPVEAGKEQKDWAHYGNTEGGSRFAALDQINRDNVNKLKVAWTYHTGDVAISDGNGAEDQLTPLQIGNKVFICTPHNNLIALDADTGKELWKNEINAQSKVWQRCRGMAYFDATAAIAQPTQPNSSPVAGGSVPAGANCQRRLLTNTIDGRLIAVDADNGEFCQGFGNNGQVNLMTGLGNVPDSYYQLSSAPLMAGTTVVVGGRIADNVQTDMPGGVIRGFDVITGEMRWAFDPGNPEDRQAPQGDSTYVRSTPNSWAPMSYDPAMNTVFLPMGSSSTDIYGVERSKLDHTYGASVLALDATTGNQKWVFQTVHNDLWDFDLPMQPSLIDFTKDDGQSVPAVVIGTKAGQIYVLDRATGKPLTQVDEVPVKPSNIPNEPYSPTQPKSVGMPQIGAQTLTESDMWGATPYDQLLCRIDFKKMRYDGLYTAPGTDLSLSFPGSLGGMNWGSISTDPVHGFIFVNDMRLGLWIQMIPSQNKGGAASGGEALNTGMGAVPLKGTPYAVNKNRFLSVAGIPCQAPPFGTLTAIDMKTRQVAWQVPVGTVEDTGPLGIRMHLPIKIGLPTLGGTLSTQGGLVFIAGTQDFYLRAYDSSNGNEIWKARLPVGSQGGPMTYVSPKTGKQYVVITAGGARQSTDRGDYVISYALP from the coding sequence ATGAACGAAACACCGCGCGCTTCCCGCGCCACAAACATCATCCTGATCGGCCTGGGCGTGATCATCGCCCTGCTCGGCCTCCTCCTGGCTGCTGGCGGCATCAAGCTGGCCGGCCTGGGCGGCTCCTTGTACTTCCTGATCGGCGGCCTGGCCATGGCCATCGCCGGTGTCCTTGTCGCCTGCCGCAAGAAGGCCGGTGCCTGGCTGTACGCAGCGTTTCTGATCGGTACCGCGATCTGGGCGCTGATCGATACTGGCCTGGTGTTCTGGCCGCTGTTCTCGCGCCTGTTCATGTTTGCCGCGATCGGCATGGTGGTGGCACTGGTCTACCCGCTGCTGGCCCGTGCCAACGGCGCCAGTGCCGGCCGTGGTGCCTACGGCGTTGCCGGGGTGATGGCCGTTGCACTGGTGATTGCCGCCGGCAACATGTTCGTTGCCCACCCGAGCGTCGCCCCCACCGGCAAAGGGCCGGGCATGACCCCGGTCGAAGCTGGCAAAGAGCAGAAGGACTGGGCCCACTACGGCAACACTGAAGGTGGCAGCCGCTTCGCCGCGCTGGACCAGATCAACCGCGACAACGTGAACAAGCTGAAGGTGGCCTGGACCTACCACACCGGTGACGTGGCCATCAGCGACGGCAACGGTGCCGAGGACCAGTTGACCCCGTTGCAGATCGGCAACAAGGTGTTCATCTGCACCCCGCACAACAACCTTATCGCCCTTGATGCCGACACCGGCAAAGAGCTGTGGAAGAACGAGATCAACGCCCAGTCCAAGGTCTGGCAGCGTTGCCGCGGCATGGCCTACTTTGACGCCACTGCAGCCATCGCCCAGCCGACCCAGCCGAACAGCTCGCCGGTCGCCGGCGGTAGCGTGCCGGCCGGTGCCAACTGCCAGCGTCGTCTGCTGACCAACACCATCGATGGCCGCCTGATTGCCGTCGACGCCGACAATGGCGAGTTCTGCCAGGGCTTCGGCAACAACGGCCAGGTCAACCTGATGACCGGCCTGGGCAATGTACCGGACTCCTATTACCAGCTCTCCTCCGCACCGCTGATGGCCGGTACCACCGTGGTGGTCGGCGGCCGTATTGCCGACAACGTCCAGACCGACATGCCAGGCGGCGTGATCCGTGGTTTTGACGTGATCACCGGCGAAATGCGCTGGGCCTTCGACCCGGGCAACCCGGAAGACCGCCAGGCACCGCAGGGCGACAGCACCTATGTGCGCAGCACCCCGAACAGCTGGGCACCGATGTCCTACGACCCGGCGATGAACACCGTGTTCCTGCCAATGGGTTCGTCGTCCACCGACATCTACGGTGTAGAGCGCAGCAAGCTGGACCACACCTACGGCGCTTCGGTGCTGGCCCTGGATGCCACCACCGGCAACCAGAAGTGGGTGTTCCAGACCGTGCACAACGACCTCTGGGACTTCGACCTGCCGATGCAGCCGAGCCTGATCGACTTCACCAAGGACGACGGCCAGTCGGTTCCTGCGGTGGTGATCGGCACCAAGGCCGGGCAGATCTACGTGCTCGACCGTGCCACCGGCAAGCCGCTGACCCAGGTCGACGAAGTACCGGTCAAGCCAAGCAACATCCCGAACGAGCCGTACTCCCCAACCCAGCCGAAGTCGGTGGGCATGCCGCAGATCGGCGCGCAAACCCTGACCGAGTCGGACATGTGGGGCGCCACCCCGTATGACCAGCTGCTGTGCCGCATCGACTTCAAGAAAATGCGCTACGACGGCCTGTACACCGCGCCGGGCACCGACCTGTCGCTGAGCTTCCCGGGTTCACTGGGTGGCATGAACTGGGGCAGCATTTCTACCGACCCGGTACATGGCTTCATCTTCGTCAACGACATGCGTCTGGGCCTGTGGATCCAGATGATTCCGTCGCAGAACAAAGGCGGTGCGGCTTCCGGTGGCGAAGCGCTGAACACCGGCATGGGCGCAGTACCGCTCAAGGGCACCCCGTATGCGGTGAACAAGAACCGCTTCCTGTCGGTAGCCGGCATCCCGTGCCAGGCACCACCGTTCGGCACCCTGACCGCTATCGACATGAAGACCCGCCAGGTGGCCTGGCAAGTACCGGTGGGCACCGTTGAAGACACCGGCCCGCTCGGTATCCGCATGCACCTCCCGATCAAGATTGGCCTGCCAACCCTGGGCGGCACCCTGTCGACCCAAGGCGGCCTGGTGTTTATCGCCGGCACCCAGGACTTCTACCTGCGCGCCTACGACAGCAGCAACGGTAACGAAATCTGGAAGGCTCGCCTGCCAGTGGGCAGCCAGGGCGGCCCGATGACCTATGTTTCGCCGAAGACCGGCAAGCAGTACGTGGTCATCACTGCTGGCGGCGCCCGCCAGTCGACTGACCGCGGCGACTACGTGATTTCTTACGCCTTGCCGTAA
- a CDS encoding cupin, with product MTPNNLLTALPPCDPTRAERVDELLSRPGVRVERIVSSGQASPPGFWYDQAEGEWIVLLSGAAGLRFEHEQHTRLLAPGDCLDIPPHYRHRVEWTAPGTATIWLAVFYTSSTPWPA from the coding sequence ATGACACCGAATAACCTGCTGACTGCCCTGCCACCCTGCGACCCCACCCGTGCCGAACGTGTCGACGAGCTGCTCAGCCGCCCTGGCGTGCGTGTGGAGCGTATTGTCTCCAGCGGCCAGGCCAGCCCGCCCGGTTTCTGGTACGACCAGGCCGAAGGCGAGTGGATCGTGCTGCTCAGCGGTGCCGCCGGCCTGCGTTTCGAGCACGAGCAGCACACCCGTTTGCTGGCGCCGGGCGATTGCCTGGACATCCCGCCCCACTACCGCCACCGCGTGGAGTGGACCGCCCCCGGCACAGCCACCATCTGGCTGGCAGTGTTCTACACCAGCTCCACCCCGTGGCCAGCGTGA
- a CDS encoding LysR family transcriptional regulator produces the protein MDKLLAMKMFVATVDAQGFSAAARRLGLATSSVTRLVDALETALGTTLLNRSTRQVSLTEAGARYYERARGIFEALDEADASVADRGEEPVGVLRLCLPVEFGRRVIAPHLGPFLARHPALELDIDLSDRLDDLLDGRYDLSIRLGDPSANDELVCRQLGRFERWLVASPAYLAGRDTLQHPRQLLEHACLRFRYGQKARPWRLVRGQDSLELDVSGPLRSANADMLRETALAGSGIALLADWLVREDVLAGRLLRVFPDWRASPGTANDSINALYLPNHRGSRRVNAFIDFCEGLLGRHG, from the coding sequence ATGGACAAACTCCTGGCGATGAAGATGTTCGTGGCCACTGTCGATGCCCAAGGTTTTTCTGCCGCTGCGCGCAGGCTTGGGCTGGCGACTTCGTCGGTAACGCGCCTGGTTGATGCGCTGGAAACGGCGCTGGGCACCACGTTGCTCAACCGCTCGACTCGCCAGGTGAGCCTGACCGAAGCCGGCGCCCGTTACTACGAGCGTGCGCGGGGCATTTTCGAGGCGCTGGATGAGGCCGATGCCAGTGTTGCCGACCGTGGCGAGGAGCCTGTCGGCGTGTTGCGTCTGTGCCTGCCGGTGGAGTTCGGCAGGCGGGTCATCGCCCCGCACCTGGGGCCGTTTCTGGCGCGGCACCCGGCGCTGGAGCTGGACATCGACCTCAGCGACCGCCTGGATGACCTGCTGGACGGGCGCTATGACCTGTCGATTCGCCTGGGCGACCCGTCGGCCAATGACGAATTGGTATGTCGCCAGCTCGGCCGCTTCGAGCGTTGGCTGGTGGCCAGCCCGGCTTACCTGGCCGGGCGAGATACGCTGCAGCACCCCCGGCAGTTGCTGGAGCACGCCTGCCTGCGCTTTCGCTACGGGCAAAAAGCGCGGCCCTGGCGCCTGGTGCGTGGCCAGGACAGCCTGGAACTGGACGTTAGCGGACCGTTGCGCAGCGCCAATGCCGATATGTTGCGCGAAACCGCACTGGCCGGCAGTGGCATCGCGCTGCTGGCGGACTGGCTGGTGCGCGAGGATGTGCTGGCCGGGCGCCTGCTGCGGGTGTTCCCTGACTGGCGGGCCAGCCCTGGCACGGCCAACGACAGCATCAACGCCCTGTACCTGCCCAACCACCGCGGTTCGCGGCGTGTGAATGCGTTTATCGATTTTTGCGAAGGTTTGTTAGGTCGGCACGGCTAG
- a CDS encoding MFS transporter, whose translation MNPSLAAAQPAATGLSRALVVLLAFCCGAIVANIYYAQPIVGLIAPDLGLSTEHASLIVSLTQLGYALGLLLLVPLADLLENRRLMVATAVLACVSLLLAGTSSSGQGQLFLGYALLIGFSSVAVQMLIPLAAHLAPEQQRGRVVGNIMGGLLLGILLARPLSSLVADHFGWRAVFIGAAGVMLAIIMLLALTLPQRRPEHKASYAGLMLSLLTLLRRYPLLRQRSLYQALMFAAFSLYWTAVPMALAGEHGLSQTQIAVFALVGAVGAVAAPLAGRLADAGHARAGSLLALLLAPAALLLGLTVPGYSVIGLGLTGVLLDFAVQMNMVIGQREVYALDPASRGRLNAVYMTSIFLGGALGSAVASALFSQFGWQGVALVGAGLPGLALIAFMVKAPRS comes from the coding sequence ATGAATCCCTCCCTTGCCGCCGCGCAGCCCGCAGCCACGGGCCTGAGCCGGGCCCTGGTCGTGCTACTGGCGTTCTGCTGCGGCGCGATCGTCGCCAACATCTACTACGCCCAGCCCATCGTCGGTTTGATCGCACCGGACCTGGGGCTGTCCACCGAGCACGCCAGCCTGATCGTTTCACTCACCCAGCTGGGTTATGCCCTGGGCCTGCTGTTGCTGGTCCCGCTCGCAGACCTTTTGGAAAACCGCCGCTTGATGGTCGCCACTGCTGTGCTGGCCTGTGTCAGCCTGCTGCTGGCGGGGACCAGCAGCAGCGGCCAGGGCCAGCTGTTCCTGGGCTATGCGCTGTTGATCGGGTTCAGCTCGGTGGCGGTGCAGATGCTCATTCCGCTGGCGGCGCACCTGGCGCCTGAGCAGCAGCGTGGCCGGGTGGTCGGTAACATCATGGGCGGGTTGTTGCTGGGTATCCTGCTGGCGCGGCCGTTGTCCAGCCTGGTGGCCGACCACTTCGGCTGGCGGGCGGTGTTCATTGGCGCTGCCGGGGTGATGCTGGCGATCATCATGCTGCTGGCCCTGACCCTGCCGCAGCGGCGGCCCGAGCATAAGGCCAGCTATGCCGGCTTGATGCTTTCGTTGCTTACACTGTTGCGCCGCTATCCGCTGCTGCGCCAGCGTTCGTTGTACCAGGCACTGATGTTTGCAGCCTTCAGCCTTTACTGGACTGCGGTGCCGATGGCGTTGGCGGGTGAGCATGGCCTGTCGCAGACCCAGATCGCCGTGTTTGCCCTGGTGGGCGCGGTGGGGGCCGTTGCCGCCCCCTTGGCTGGCCGCCTGGCAGATGCGGGGCATGCGCGGGCCGGTTCGCTGCTGGCGCTGCTGCTGGCGCCAGCGGCCTTGTTGCTGGGTTTGACGGTGCCGGGCTACAGCGTGATCGGCCTGGGCCTGACCGGCGTGCTGCTGGACTTTGCGGTGCAGATGAACATGGTCATCGGCCAGCGCGAAGTGTATGCACTGGACCCGGCCAGCCGCGGGCGGCTGAACGCGGTGTACATGACCAGCATCTTCCTGGGTGGGGCGCTGGGGTCGGCAGTGGCCAGTGCGCTGTTCAGCCAGTTTGGCTGGCAAGGCGTGGCGCTGGTGGGGGCAGGGCTGCCTGGCCTGGCATTGATCGCTTTTATGGTCAAAGCTCCCCGATCCTGA